The following is a genomic window from Thunnus maccoyii chromosome 13, fThuMac1.1, whole genome shotgun sequence.
TGATGCAAGCTGGCCGGCCGGGCAGTCGCCTGTCCAGATGTGGGCTGTTACGCTCTGTAAGTGACTCATTTTGTATAGTATCTCccagtttgtttgttggtcCATTCAGAGCATTAAAGCTTAAAGGCCAGTAGCTTTTGCTTGAAGTCATCTCCATTGTGAATGGCCTCTGAACTCATTTAGCTGTTATATAGACACGGTGTTGCTGGATGCATTGCACTGCTGAGTGCAATTATTGCACCGGTTTCACCCCTGAAGTCTCAGCCAATCATTACCAACCAAGCCGAGACCAACATAgaaacacaggcacacaaacacaccagtcAGTACATCTACACACATTCTACAAGCACTCGGGGACAAAGGATGAATAATGCAGAGGTAGTGTCTGAGTGAAAGTCGCCtcccctctttccctccttttcacCTTCCCTAAGCAATAAGGAAACAATGTTGCCATGGAGGCAATGAAGCCTCGGCACGCTATCAGCCAATTACAGCCTTCCCTGTGTGAAACATCTGACCAATGGCTGCCGGGACTGATGCTGCTGTTGCCACAGACACTGAGATCCTATTGGCTGAGCTCTGCTTTTTGATTGAATTTCTGATCTTgtttttgagagagagaaatatttcaAGGAGTGCCACCTGTGTGCCAACttacaaaatatgtttgtttcccactgaatgaaaaagattatttagTGAGAAGGAAAATTATGTTGTTTAGGGGATTTAAGAGACCTACAGTAAATTCAGTTCCATTTCTGTCTCTATAATAAAGTGAGCAATGAGgaagagtttttatttttattgggtAATTAAATATTCTGGGGTGTATGTGTCAGTTAAAATGTGGAAAACAATCTAATTTCAATCATGACAATTTTAATCAGTATTTATGTCTCTCAGGAACATATTTGGTTGCCCCCTGACAAAAGAGCCACACCCCACCAGTTGCTCATTGCTGGTTTATGACCAATGCCTGATTTAACTCTTGATTTTCCACTACACAGTCCAAACACAGTACCCAAAGCATACAGTTATATTTTCCCTGTGCTGTGCATATCAGATTTCAGCAACATGCAATTCAGATAATGGATCTTTGAgttgatttttataaatttatTTACATGGTGCCTTTATGTAAATAATATCcagaaatattatatttaacagATTATATCAAGTGCAAATGTTGATTTCTCCTCCTTTCTGTTctgaaaatatgacaaaaataataaatataaaaaaataatataaataataaatagtaatgtaaacaaaacattattttaatttgaataatttgattacattttatgCAGTAAAGAACCCTGAACTGAACTTTTGATCGCCACAACTTTTCCTTACAGCGTCGGCTGCTTGACATATGCTCGCCCCAAAATCTAAAGTCATTAGCTTAAGTCTGGTCTCATCTTTGTGTCACACAGACTAGACGGCAGGTCAGTTAGTAAAACCCTTCATCTGGGATGTTGAATTTCCCAAATTAATCTCAGGAATCAGTGGGTGTAAGGTGATCTTGGTGTCAAGAGTATTTGTGAAACTTAGCCCAGTTTTTGTTGTACTGGTTGTGCCCCTTCTATGAAAGCGTCAAATCTCTGATAAGCCACAGCCTTCTCGTTTCATTAATCACCTTCATCTGTGTCTGTGATCGAACAGGATAGCCGGCCAGTCAGCGACTCGTCTGATGGAATAACCCAAATCCCCTCTGAGTGCGTAAAGCCTCCTACTTCATTAGAAACATCTGCTTGTTTATTTCCCCCCACGTCTTTGTGTACGCCTGTGTCTGCCAGGTAGTCTggctgtctctcactctctcctcctcgTTCTCTGCGTGTGTGAAAGCTGCTGAGGAAGGCAGTACTGGTCTATATGGGGTTGAACCAggatatgtgagtgtgtgtatgtgtggtcaGCACGCACATCCCTGGTGTACTACACAGTGTTGCAGGTTAATCGTCTGTTTTTCTCAGACACAAAGGCTCGTCCCGTTGCCACTGACACcctagtgtgagtgtgtgtgtgcgtatatgtgACGAGAAGGGGGCTGAAAACAGGATTAGTGTCATCAGGATCTAAGTCTGAACAGATTGACAGGAATAAAGTCCTGCTGTACAGTAAGTGGTCAGTTTGGCctcatgaaaatgtaaaatgtaataaaattcatattaaaacctttttttctggCCAAAAACAGGTAATGAACAGGTACATATCAACGGATGCCATCACACAAGTTATCAATTCTTGAATACAACAAAGAGATTGGCTGTTCAATTTTCGGTCTTAATTTGGCAAGAAAGACTACATTTCTTCAAGGTGTGGCACATGTCTGCTCTCGTCACACATTCTTTCTCTACCTCAAAACAAAGATGTGTATGAGTGCATGTCAACAGGTATGGCTTGCTGATATGGACGCAAAACAATCATAATAACCACAAGACCTCTAAttgatatattaaaatattttttttaagcatggAAAATTTTCTACTGCGCATTTCCATCCGGCATCCCAAATATTTCAGAGATCATTCTTGGAGAAATCTGATGTAAACTATAAGTACTTTGGCCATAtgattctgaaaaaaaagattaatataTTGGCCACCCCTGCTGGGAGAGTGGGGGGATAATTGTTTATCACGGACTCATCAATGTAACTTGACCTCTTTATACACAGATTAACTTTGAAATAATCTCTGTGTCAAGGAAagggtttgtttttgtgtctttatctcATCActatggatttctttcattaATGCTTCCTGAGATTATGTACAGATAAACAACTTGCTGTGGCATTGAGAATGAATCCAAAAGGCGGTCCAGTGCTTCAGCCAACGATTGTTTTGAGTAATGatgaatcaaaacaataaccttataatccatttaaaaaaaagtggggGAAAAATGCCCAACCCACAATATTCCAGAGCCCAATGCGACATCttaaaaatacttattttgTTCATCCAACAATCCAAAATCCTGACATTTAGATTAATATCACAAagcaaatcctttttttttttttgagaagtGAGGACCAggtatttttttggcatttttgtttgataaatgactaaTTTGCAAAATCCTGTTGATCAATTTCTGTCAATTGAATAATCAACTCATTGACTAGTCTTAATTTGTTATTCCCCACCACTTTCCCCTCATCTCACTGATATGTTTCTGAGTTATCATCATCCATAGAGGCATTAATCATGAGAGGAGGCTTTCCAGAAGCTCCACACTTGTCAGTagttacatttttgtgtgtgtttgtgtgtgtacgccTATTACAGGTATCACCAGAGCAGCACTGTACTGCAGGTGCAGGTATTACCTGTCCAAGAACTGTAGTATACAACATTCCTTTCGCTCTATGCTGTGGTTAAGCCATAGTATTCATTGCTACAGCCTGTTTGTCTCATTGGACCGCCTGGGGATTTTGACTAACTGTCCACCCGTCTTTGATAAACAAAAGGCTCCGGCTCTAATGCATTTTAGAGCCACTCTTGCCCCTCGGCTTTTATCAGCTTAGCCACGCCGATTTAATCATGCAACCCTGTTTGTGTTgtcctgtgcgtgtgtgtgtttgtctcgGCGCTCTGGTGATCCCCCCCTTCTTTGTCTCGTCAGGGCCGTGTCACCCAAAGAGGTTTATGATGGGGACGGGGGAGCCACAGCTGAGTAGATTAATGTCtacggtatgtgtgtgtatgtgtgtgtgaagagggaGGGGTCTTATACATGTATATTATAAGTCCTAATGTTTCTTCAGCTGTTGGAAGggtgcatttttttctttttttacccgCCACAGGTGTTCCGTAGGAAATGTGTACAGCATGTGAGACAAGTGGCACATTGAGGTGTCACAGAGATCAAAGAGGCCAATCTTCATTAAGTCCTCCAGGAGCTGAGTGTTAGAAATATATGTAAATTAACAAGAATGTTTATTTCTGTAGATTATTATGGAATTTCTTAAATTAATTATGGTAATTTAAGTGTattcattcaaatgtttttagcTAATAAGAAATTGTACGTCGGCATATGTTCACAGAGTAAATGTGTACATGCAAGATTGATGCCAGACAGTCACCAGGTGCATTTAAAGGACCAGACAGACACATAATGGATtcagtataaatatttaaaatactttatacaGCATAGAAATCTCTCGACACTCAAACAAAACCATCCATTACAAAATCTTACAAAAGACCCCCCGAGTCTGTATCAATCTCAGTATCAACCAGAAAAAAGGTACAAAGACGTAATTTCAAATGCTGACAATACCGTTCGACTCGTGAAACATTGCATGcaacttttcattttgacaAGAGGAGGATTCTATTTTAACAGTGAGAAGCCTTATGTGCCCCGTGGAAGCCTTTTTCGTTCGAGTCAAACAGTTCAAGCGAAGATAGTAAGGTGTGAAAAATGTCGATAAACATTTTAGAATCCCTTTGTACGCACGGCAAAAGTGACAGGAACACAGGAGTCGTACTGTTATTTACAAGCACAATTTTCACATCACTCTCAGAGAGCTCTTGGCAAATACTCGTCATTGCAGTTAACACTTAAGACTATTGCACAAACTACAGCGTTAAGACAAAAGGAAGTGAATTATTTTCGTGGATGTTACGTGATCCTAGCAGTTCTTCCCACCCTTCTTTCCCTCAGCCTTTGGCGAGGTTGATCAGTTTCATAAGGCTTTTgatgctttattttttcatcttttcttttttttttttttttcaaaactgacTATGAACAGACGTATCCTGCTGTGGAAGGAAGTCATAACAAAGACTTCTACAGTTTGAGTTTCCCTGTGGGTTATAGAGGTGATGTAACACTTGGATATAAAAAGTTATAGCTGTGAGTTATTATCAGTGTTGAGTGACAGTTTATATGAATCTATAAAAGGTGAGTATGACTCTACTCTTGGTACCTACTCCTATTTCATCGTGTTGATTCTAATGGCACTAGCACTCAGACACTGCAACACTGTGGCAAAGTCCACACAAGCACGTCACAATCGACTGCTGTTATACATTAATGTATGAGTAATGCAGTGAGGTAAAAGATGGTAAACACCATTGTTACTACAGGTTTTGGTTTTCAAGAATAGTGCAGTGAGCTTCTTCGGCCAATCAGCACTGAGGATACAGTGCCAGCTGGCTGGAAGTCATTTAGAGAGTTTtcacagagacaaaacatttataCGTGTAatcagggttagggtaagaGTTGGGGTCTGTTAGCTGGTGTGAATCAGTCTGCGGCTCAATTAGTAACCAGTTACAGCAATATTACATAAGAGAGTATCTCTTAAACTCAGTATATAatacagtgttttgtgtgtatgcatgtgcgtGTACGTGTACAACTTCTTGACAAGGCCCATATTACATGATGTCCCATGTCCACTCTGTATCTAGGACACAGCGAGGTTTAGTCATTGCTCAGGGATCCGTTTCAAATCTCATCTTCTCTGTGTCACCATCTCTGATTATATAATGAGAGCGCTAACAAGAGATTTTATACTTTCACTCAAACccccttttgtttcttttttcttttcttttttttttttaatgatcaagTCCGTCATGAAAAGTGGCTCAGTCGCAATAAAGGGACAGTTCACAGTTCAAAAGGCCGCTCCGGAAGACCTCTCCaacttaaataaaatgttgagaGGGGCCTTGAGttcagtctgtctttctttcGTTTGCTTTTGTCTTGTGTCCCTCAGCAGAGGGTCTTGAGTGCACCTGAAGCACAGAGGAGAGTCTGCATGGGGTAGGGAGGTGGGGACACCACTTCTTCGACGACCTGTTCTGGTCGGAAGGTAAACGGCTGCAGCTGGACCTTCTTTTTCAGGATCTGTCCGATTCCCATTGAGGGGAACTTGCTGCGGTGCGTCGGACTGTCGggatcactgctgctgctgttggaagGAGGACTGAATGCTGAGGTGGGGTTGAGGGGACTGAAGGCGGACTTCGGGGGGCTGAAAGCTGAGCTGCCTGGGGGGCTTCCAACAGTGCTGGGGGGGCTGCCACTGGTGTCAGAAGAACCACACCAATCTGAGGAAATGCTCTTCTTCGGCTGCGGGTTGACAATGAGGACGGGAGGACTGGGGATTGTGGCCTTCTTCAAGTATGAGGAGTCGGGCTGGAAGGCAGAGACATGGCGGGGCGGGGACAAAGTCCCGTTGGTCAGCTTGTACCACGGTGAAGCCGGAGTGTCTTCAATTTGCTCAGCTTTGGAGAGGGAGCCGAAGGAATGCATGCCGATCGGCGATGGCGCTGGTGGAGCAGGAATGTTGTGTTCCGGGCTCGTATTGACTTGCGGGAGGGTGGCCAGGCGCCTCCGTTGCTGTGGAGTGTTGGGGAAGAGAGGATGAATCTCAAGATATTCCATAGAGGAAGAGGCGACAGTGCCGGGTGGTGCCAGAGGTGAGTTACGATGGCCTCCAGTTATGGCACGCAATAGACCTGAGGAGGAAATGAGAAGCATTGTAACATTTCTGAAATACTGGATTTTGATGTTTGTCAAACATACATTtaggtaacactttattttacaggtcccttaattttataccaatttcctggaaattttctcAGTAATTTGCAAATATGTAACAGTTAAGTTGGTAATTACCCACTCATTATATATGGGTTCAtatgtagttgttaatttgcaaaaaatcttaataaattgacaattctttaactgacagaaaatactcagttttcagtgtgtagttttgtgtgtcaaactattGGGTTTTTAATaattgctgtgtaactgttaattAAAAGAACATTTCTTTGAAAAGGTTATGTAATTTGATAGTATataggaaatgtgtgtttttgtagagtttaaaaaaaaacaactgaacatAGAGTTTGACTACAACTACAACTAACAACTACAAACAActaaaaacttttttctgttttttgttataatttgtaccaaattgcaccaccctctttgtaaaatgtcctaaaaattaaatacctgcaaattactcggaaatttccaggaaattagtataaaattaaaggacctgtaaaataaagtgttaacAACATTTGTAACATTAGTTTTTGCTCTTCTAGCTGCAGACACTGAATGAGGTTATGAAGTGCAACTTCTCTGAATACTTTTGGCTGAGTTCCTTACATGTCTACATTCTATGCATCATGTCTGTGAAATATACCTTTCACACCATGATGTGAGAGtacaatactgtatgtaacaagCTCATGTAAAGGTACAAGGACACTCTGTCCTGACTGTAACCTTGTGGTGACCAGCCCCTCCTGACTTGCTGGATTTGTAATAGCCTATGGGCTTTCTCTATAGCACTTACAGGTAAATGAGGAGAGGGAAAGGAGCTTAGGCTTCAGCTTTGCCCCCAGGTCCTTGTCTGTCACTTGTAAGCTCTTCTTCAGGGAATGTTCTCACGCAGACTCCGACCACTTGTCATTCTTTGTTAACAATCTCAGGCCTATTTTTTAAGAACTCAATTCAATTAACGCTGCTGTGTTGCAAGACTAAATTTAGTTTTATTCCAAATTAAAAATTTACTGCTGTTCTATcttagttattttatttaagtgtcAACCagcaacattaaataaaaaagtgtttgtgtgttttccccACAATTACTGGCAACTTGTCCAAGATGCTTCCTctcagatggatggatgaatgggtggatggttggatggatggacagacaaacgatggatggatggatggatggaaggatggatggatggatggatggatggacaaagaatgaatggatggatgggtgggtggatgggtggatggatggatggatggatggatgggtgggtgggtggatggatggtaATTATGTATGTGTGCAACAGGTCACTGCTGTACAAGAACATGCGTGCTCAGTCAACCTACCCTGTatgaataaaagtaaataaaatagaaataaataaatagagtgGTACTTATTTAAACCAAATTACTgtatcttattttcttttttacaaatCTGCCCAGGTTTTTTGTACGGCACCACATGAATCCTCACCTGTCCTGTGTTTCTTCTCCTTGCTGGGCCCCTTGCTAACAGCCAGATAGACGGGCGTCTGTTTGGGGGGTATGGTGAGCTTGTCGACGTGCTTCCTCCACTGGGTCTGGAAGTATtcattcttctgtttttctcctttctttttctcctggAACTGCATCTCCTAAACAGCCAGAGTGAACCGCACATTACAACAGCCCTTGGCATTGACAAACCTATTGTGTAACCATATATAATTAGCATCATAATTCTTGCACCCTTTTAACCCTTTCCAGGCATAGACACTGAACTCAGGTGAGCTGATTTTTACAGAGCAGACTAACTCTTCCCTTGGAGAGAAAATACTGGTCTTTGTAAAACTAATCCAGCATCGCCATCCTAAGGTAAAATATGTATACGTGTATAAGAGCTCAGATTGATTTTTTTACTCTCTGTTAATAAAAATGACATGGGACAGGCGTTAACTGGGATCTTCTTACCCTGTATTCTTTAGAGAGcctcttcattttcttgttGAGGAGGAAGTACACAGCCAAAGTGTGGCAGGCGCGGTTGGTGAGGACGGCACTCAGCACCTCACTGTGCTTGTAGTCCATCTTCTCTGTCATATGCAGCAATACCGTGTGGTTTATTTCCTCAATGTGGATCCTGAATACAGAAAGGGAACACAGAGTTTAACAAAAAATAGACGACAAAACTGCTGAAAAAAGACTCGG
Proteins encoded in this region:
- the hunk gene encoding hormonally up-regulated neu tumor-associated kinase homolog A, coding for MPVADSDMVVDNSHALYEGKTPNSAGNESILPASLCSPAADILKNFYHTKRVGNYLIGRKLGEGSFAKVREGLHAMTGEKVAVKVIDKRKAKKDSYVTKNLRREGHIQQMIRHPNITQLLDILETENSYYLVMELCPGGNLMNRIYDKKRLDERETQKYIRQLVLAVEHLHRAGVVHRDLKIENLLLDEQDNIKLIDFGLSNCAGILGYSDPFSTQCGSPAYAAPELLSRKKYGPKVDVWSIGVNMYAMLTGTLPFTVEPFSLRALHQKMVDKEMNPLPPSLSTAAICLLKKLLEPDPNKRPNIHQVMADSWLQLANKNTGAPYLNRIHIEEINHTVLLHMTEKMDYKHSEVLSAVLTNRACHTLAVYFLLNKKMKRLSKEYREMQFQEKKKGEKQKNEYFQTQWRKHVDKLTIPPKQTPVYLAVSKGPSKEKKHRTGLLRAITGGHRNSPLAPPGTVASSSMEYLEIHPLFPNTPQQRRRLATLPQVNTSPEHNIPAPPAPSPIGMHSFGSLSKAEQIEDTPASPWYKLTNGTLSPPRHVSAFQPDSSYLKKATIPSPPVLIVNPQPKKSISSDWCGSSDTSGSPPSTVGSPPGSSAFSPPKSAFSPLNPTSAFSPPSNSSSSDPDSPTHRSKFPSMGIGQILKKKVQLQPFTFRPEQVVEEVVSPPPYPMQTLLCASGALKTLC